The following proteins are encoded in a genomic region of Flammeovirga pectinis:
- a CDS encoding Crp/Fnr family transcriptional regulator encodes MNEDKISESIHTIKHFKKGDFFLQNGRPCVEIGMLEKGVLRGFVYDNDGNEITTHFYQEKDMVIGSFIPKTNAVMTVEALEDSKISVADYTEVMENVNKNIEITTIITTQFQKLNNQLQARLVSLLNLNSVEKYELFLNEYPSLLNRIPHYYIANYLGITPTQLSRARRQFINKCR; translated from the coding sequence ATGAATGAAGATAAAATAAGTGAGTCTATTCATACCATAAAACATTTTAAAAAAGGTGATTTCTTTCTTCAAAATGGAAGACCTTGTGTAGAGATTGGTATGTTAGAGAAAGGAGTTTTAAGAGGTTTTGTATATGATAATGATGGTAATGAAATCACTACTCATTTTTATCAAGAAAAAGATATGGTAATAGGTAGCTTTATTCCTAAAACGAATGCAGTAATGACTGTAGAAGCTTTGGAAGATAGTAAAATATCGGTGGCAGATTATACAGAAGTAATGGAAAACGTAAATAAGAATATAGAAATTACAACTATTATTACTACTCAGTTTCAGAAGCTTAATAATCAGTTACAGGCAAGGCTAGTATCTTTACTTAATTTAAATTCAGTAGAAAAATATGAGCTCTTTTTAAATGAATATCCAAGCTTATTAAATAGAATACCCCACTATTATATTGCTAACTATCTTGGTATAACACCCACTCAATTAAGTAGAGCAAGAAGGCAATTTATCAACAAATGTAGATGA
- a CDS encoding FAD-dependent oxidoreductase, producing the protein MNNILLYGADWCPDCRRAKAFLNDNNIDYTFIDVDLDKEATLKVEQINNGKRIIPTAIISGKSFTNPSNVELSAVLGINEVGRVQLFGADWCPDCRRAKNFLKDNSINFEFIDVDENEWATAKVEEINKGKRIIPTVLIEGVAYTNPDNVSLTELLSINVEKEHKVFDTIIIGGGAAGLTTSIYAQRDRFNSLILEKKNIGGNAFLTEKIENYPGFNSISGPALMDKMEEQAKTYGAEIKTGEEVVSILKKEGLFNVETKSTTFLSKTVVLSTGSTYRLLGIPNEKELVGSGIHFCATCDGAFYRDKDIIVVGGGNSALEEGIFLAGFCKSVKIVHRSSEFSASKTYVEKLEAIDNISTYLNKTPIEFIASENETFQSLKVRDNDSNKEELISADGVFIFIGLIPNTSPFKELIDLDERGFIKTTGLAETSVNGIFAAGDCREGAIAQVAAATGEGVLASYGIRNFLK; encoded by the coding sequence ATGAATAATATACTATTGTACGGTGCAGATTGGTGCCCAGACTGCCGAAGAGCAAAAGCATTCTTAAATGATAACAATATCGACTACACTTTCATAGATGTAGATTTAGATAAAGAAGCGACTTTAAAAGTAGAACAGATTAATAATGGTAAAAGAATAATTCCGACAGCTATTATTAGTGGAAAATCATTTACAAACCCTTCTAATGTTGAATTATCTGCAGTTCTAGGAATTAATGAAGTAGGCAGGGTTCAACTATTTGGAGCAGATTGGTGCCCTGACTGTAGAAGAGCAAAAAACTTTTTGAAAGACAATTCAATTAATTTTGAATTTATTGATGTTGATGAAAATGAATGGGCAACAGCTAAAGTAGAAGAAATCAATAAGGGTAAAAGGATTATTCCTACAGTATTAATTGAAGGTGTTGCGTATACAAACCCAGATAATGTTAGTCTCACAGAACTATTATCTATTAATGTAGAAAAAGAGCATAAAGTCTTTGATACAATTATAATTGGTGGAGGAGCTGCAGGTTTAACAACATCTATTTATGCACAAAGAGATCGTTTTAATTCACTTATTTTAGAAAAGAAAAATATAGGAGGGAATGCTTTCTTAACAGAGAAAATAGAAAACTATCCAGGCTTTAATTCTATTTCAGGTCCGGCTTTAATGGATAAAATGGAAGAACAGGCAAAAACTTACGGAGCAGAGATTAAAACTGGTGAAGAAGTAGTTTCTATTCTGAAAAAAGAAGGTTTGTTTAATGTAGAAACAAAGAGTACTACTTTTCTTAGCAAAACTGTTGTCTTATCTACAGGTTCAACATACCGACTATTAGGTATTCCTAATGAGAAAGAATTAGTAGGCTCAGGTATTCACTTTTGTGCTACTTGCGATGGGGCATTTTATAGAGATAAAGATATTATTGTAGTTGGAGGAGGAAACTCTGCTTTAGAAGAAGGAATATTTTTAGCAGGTTTTTGTAAATCAGTTAAAATAGTTCATCGTTCAAGTGAATTTTCAGCATCAAAAACTTACGTAGAGAAGTTAGAGGCTATAGATAATATTTCTACCTATCTAAATAAGACACCAATAGAATTTATTGCTAGTGAGAATGAAACCTTCCAATCTTTAAAGGTTAGAGATAATGATTCTAATAAAGAAGAATTAATTTCTGCAGATGGAGTTTTTATTTTTATCGGGTTAATACCAAATACATCTCCTTTTAAAGAACTCATTGATTTAGATGAAAGAGGATTTATAAAAACAACAGGTTTAGCAGAAACTTCTGTTAATGGAATTTTTGCAGCAGGAGATTGTAGAGAGGGTGCTATTGCGCAGGTAGCTGCGGCTACAGGAGAAGGTGTTTTAGCAAGTTATGGAATAAGAAACTTCTTAAAATAA
- a CDS encoding 1,4-dihydroxy-2-naphthoyl-CoA synthase, translated as MANLDWKTEKEYEEITFKTLNGVARIAFNRPECRNAFTPKTVDELWEALIICHESQEIGVVLITGEGPSEKDGGWAFCSGGDQRVRSTTGYKGANGINRFNILDVQRQIRFMNKVVIAVVPGWAVGGGHSLHVVCDLTIASKEHGKFKQTDADVASFDGGFGSAYLARQVGQKRAREIFFLGAEYSAQEAFEMGMVNKVVPHEELEQVAYDWSQEIMTKSPTAIKMLKFGFNLIDDGLVGQQVYAGEATRLAYGTDEAVEGRNAFLEKRKRDFSDFPKFP; from the coding sequence ATGGCAAATCTTGATTGGAAAACAGAAAAAGAATACGAGGAAATAACCTTCAAAACGCTGAATGGTGTTGCAAGAATCGCATTTAATAGACCGGAATGTCGTAATGCATTCACACCAAAAACAGTTGATGAATTATGGGAAGCGTTAATTATTTGCCATGAAAGTCAAGAGATAGGTGTAGTATTAATTACTGGAGAAGGTCCATCTGAAAAAGATGGAGGTTGGGCTTTTTGCTCTGGCGGAGATCAACGTGTAAGATCTACTACAGGGTATAAAGGAGCTAATGGAATTAATAGATTTAATATTCTTGATGTTCAACGTCAGATTAGATTTATGAACAAAGTAGTTATTGCTGTAGTTCCAGGTTGGGCAGTTGGCGGTGGCCATAGTTTACATGTTGTCTGCGATCTAACAATTGCAAGTAAAGAACATGGTAAATTTAAGCAAACTGATGCTGACGTAGCTAGTTTTGATGGTGGTTTTGGATCTGCTTATTTAGCACGTCAAGTTGGGCAAAAGAGAGCAAGAGAAATCTTCTTTTTAGGTGCAGAATATTCTGCTCAAGAAGCTTTTGAAATGGGTATGGTAAATAAAGTGGTCCCTCATGAAGAACTAGAGCAAGTAGCTTATGATTGGTCGCAAGAAATTATGACTAAAAGTCCAACAGCTATTAAAATGCTGAAATTTGGTTTCAATTTAATTGATGACGGATTAGTTGGACAACAAGTGTATGCAGGAGAGGCAACTCGATTAGCTTACGGTACAGACGAAGCTGTTGAAGGAAGAAATGCATTTCTAGAAAAAAGAAAAAGAGACTTTTCAGATTTCCCAAAGTTTCCTTAA
- a CDS encoding DUF3857 domain-containing protein, producing MLELKSFTQDTSAIAFIVGDYGEMAFDSDATASMYRLKKHIRIKVLKNGGLKYGNVILKTYDINGFRESISSFEGRVYNLENGEIVTSKFKSKEIIEEKNSDDVLLEKIFLPNVKVGSVIEYSYVLNSYFLGNPHDWNIQHDIPCLVSDFTFKMPQSLRFNVITPRYLTVYEFPSEVMNQQRSYSTIVRTSKIGRPNQKIYHEKTELSLLIRRWRAENVPSYVLEPFISSEEELKAKLKINISSSSNGMFDYANSWSSILEEKYKLAYKGVGENKLKFLKDKLELIRNQSEDKLVKAKLVFELVRSRIKWNGEYSSLRSAAPKEIYNKRSGNVIDVNLFLVDALNQVGVSAVLMYGNIRGRGKLIQSIPDVSQLIYGTAVASIDGEKVVLDATSEFTSFELIPQRALNYQGVLMSSNKHVNGQFMEVIPQGKDDLNIRMKVEINNDLSIKGEKSITYKGYARVNFREYCDEISEEEYITSLEEKVIGLSISDYSKKDIEDLHIEEYVMERENAIEKVGSKIFFNPLNLIDVAENPFIQEQRMYPVEFPYGIDRRYIFQIELPQNYDVVNIPSSIQVMLPNNGGRFKFQVSKYENKLIYMVDFELNQLVFLPEEYSNLKLFYEKAFSLQTIPIELVQKKEN from the coding sequence ATGCTGGAACTTAAATCTTTTACTCAAGATACATCTGCTATTGCATTTATTGTAGGTGATTATGGTGAAATGGCTTTTGATTCTGACGCTACAGCATCAATGTATCGTTTAAAAAAGCATATAAGAATTAAAGTCCTTAAAAATGGAGGATTGAAATATGGAAACGTTATTTTAAAAACATATGATATAAATGGTTTTAGGGAATCAATATCATCTTTTGAAGGTAGGGTTTATAATTTAGAGAATGGGGAGATTGTGACTTCCAAATTTAAATCAAAAGAAATTATTGAAGAAAAGAATAGTGATGATGTTTTGTTAGAAAAAATATTTCTTCCCAATGTTAAAGTAGGATCCGTAATTGAATATTCTTATGTTCTTAATTCTTATTTTTTGGGAAATCCACATGATTGGAACATTCAACATGATATTCCATGCTTGGTTAGTGATTTTACCTTCAAAATGCCTCAATCTTTAAGGTTTAATGTAATAACGCCAAGGTATCTTACTGTTTATGAATTTCCATCAGAAGTAATGAATCAACAAAGGTCCTATTCAACGATTGTGAGAACAAGCAAGATAGGGCGTCCAAATCAAAAGATTTATCATGAAAAGACAGAATTATCCTTATTAATTAGAAGATGGAGAGCTGAAAATGTACCGTCCTATGTATTAGAACCATTCATTTCCTCAGAAGAGGAATTAAAAGCAAAGCTTAAAATAAATATTAGCAGTTCTTCTAACGGTATGTTCGACTATGCCAACTCTTGGTCTTCAATTTTAGAAGAGAAATATAAATTAGCTTATAAGGGAGTAGGTGAAAATAAATTAAAATTTTTAAAGGATAAGCTCGAACTTATACGAAATCAGTCTGAAGATAAATTGGTAAAAGCAAAACTTGTTTTTGAGTTAGTTCGATCAAGGATTAAATGGAATGGAGAATATTCTTCATTAAGAAGTGCAGCACCAAAAGAAATTTATAATAAAAGATCTGGAAATGTAATTGATGTAAATTTATTTCTTGTTGATGCATTAAACCAAGTAGGTGTTTCTGCTGTATTAATGTATGGTAATATTAGAGGAAGAGGAAAACTAATTCAGAGTATTCCAGATGTATCACAATTAATTTATGGAACAGCAGTTGCTTCAATAGATGGAGAAAAAGTTGTTTTAGATGCAACTTCTGAATTTACCTCATTTGAATTAATTCCGCAAAGAGCTTTGAATTATCAAGGTGTTTTGATGTCTAGTAATAAGCATGTTAATGGACAATTTATGGAAGTAATTCCTCAAGGTAAAGATGATTTAAATATAAGAATGAAGGTTGAGATAAATAATGATCTTAGCATAAAAGGTGAAAAAAGCATTACTTACAAAGGTTATGCAAGGGTTAATTTTAGAGAGTATTGTGATGAAATTTCAGAAGAAGAGTATATAACTTCTTTAGAAGAAAAAGTGATAGGGTTATCAATTTCAGATTATTCTAAAAAAGATATAGAAGATCTTCATATTGAAGAATATGTCATGGAGAGAGAAAATGCTATCGAAAAAGTAGGTTCTAAGATATTTTTCAATCCACTAAATTTGATAGATGTGGCAGAAAATCCCTTTATTCAAGAACAAAGAATGTATCCTGTAGAATTTCCTTATGGTATTGACCGAAGGTATATTTTTCAAATAGAATTACCCCAAAATTATGATGTAGTAAACATTCCTTCTTCTATACAGGTAATGTTACCTAATAATGGAGGTAGGTTTAAATTTCAAGTAAGTAAATACGAGAATAAGTTAATTTATATGGTTGATTTTGAATTAAATCAATTAGTATTTCTACCTGAAGAATATTCAAATTTAAAATTATTTTATGAAAAAGCTTTTTCTTTACAAACAATACCAATAGAATTAGTTCAGAAAAAAGAAAATTAA